The genomic window CACAAGCATACAAATAACGACAAATCAATATAGATACTCTAGTCTTGAATTTCATTCCTTTCCTTTACAACCCTTGTTGTATCTTCAATCTTCACTATTGGAGGTGGTGTTTGTGCCTTTCTCGATGAATATTGCAGATTTGTTCACTCCTTTTGTAACATATTTgaagagatatttgatagcatttgAAGAGTTACACCATTCCACTTTATTGAGCTTGTAAATGGAGTTGTACTTTAGATCCTCTTGGTATGGGAATATCCGATTTGCAGAAATGAATCCTTCCATTGGGTTTGACTGTTGGATGAATGATTAATTTAGATTCATGTTGGGTTTGTATATTAAGCATATAATAGACATACCTGGGAGTAGATGAACAGTAATTCAAAACCCATCAATATGTTGCCTTTTTTGATATTCCGGGCTTCCCAGATATAAATTAGTCGGAGTAAGACTTCTTTTTGACAGAAATCTCcatcaatatcatcaaaattctGAAAGGTGTATGGCTGGAGAGACTGTTGAGCTTTATGTGGTGCCATGTTTGGATTGTAATGAGaagtctgtttttttttatcctctggaagatttggttttatagTGAAACCTAAATAGATGGGAATGGTAGTGgccattatttttttttaatgtgaaTTGAACGTGAATATGGGGGAGTGAAGATGAGGTAGTGGAGTAGTTTCGGTAACAGTGgcgttttggtttttatttattggagTAATCTGAAGCGATACAACTAAAAAAGATAGAGATGATGGTAAGGGATGGGACGACTTAGGGTTCAGGTTTTAGTATAGTAGGCCCGTCTTATCTAATTTTATGTAGATTTGGGCTTACAGTTTTTGTTATAGATGtgggtttgttttttatttgtaccagtgtttttaattagtaattgGGCCATTGTAGCTGCTGAAGTTTatgataatttaataataatttaatttttcgtTTTGGCATTTGTCTATGCAGAATATTAAttgaatataataattttgaccttcaattaatgttttttttttgtcagtttttgttaattattaaagAATTGTATAGGAatgtattatattttgttttagttagattttaaaatatttggaacTTCGTACACTCTATATATTAGCATTTGaggtttatttttttctaaagattGATAAGTCTGGTTTATTATATGGGATAATGGGtggtaaatttttttaactgaaTTGGTGGGgggttttatatatatttttagcatttttgtttttgtttagatgGTAAATATTCtgtaattattttggtttttttatttaagaaatttaaagttagtatGAAAAGTATATTATATCTGCggttataattattttctgtaattatgaaaatgattgtggtattttaaatattttagtttgtacTAGATGAGTACCCGCACTACGTGCGGATTTATGTAttactatttacaaattattttatataatgtttgttcatataaaataaagttgaatgcatcggttttgaaacataaatataatttgtaattgtttttgaaaagtccAACTATATTAGTTCATCTGAAAAACGAATGTGTTTGagttgtttttattgttgttttagattctcaatttgttttttaatttatatatccttgtttttttggttatatgtttAGATTGTGAGACggtaaaatttttaaaaaattattttgtacacgaaaaatataacatgtcttTATTAACCATGTCTCTGCATATTCAATATATCTAAACATATTCAACTTGATGGTCTTGAAAAGTTTAGTTAAGTTCTTGTCATAATCTTATATCTTACGTATTAGTTATAAGGATAACTCCTTAAACATCTttcaaaattacttgttttcttaacaTAAATCTCGAAAagcttagatatatttaatctgcatattcatttagtttctttcataataaTGTGTAATTTTTAGACAAGGAATATGTGTTGGATTTTATGATCACTTTAGCCACTTAAGTAGAtctcaaaattaaagagaatatattgaattaaaaaatgtagaaagagtGATAGTTCAAGTTCTGATTAATTATATCCTCCtattttagttgttatgttgaattaattactaattatgtgttacttattttatgaagtttagGTGGCAAGCTCTCATGTGCTGATGTGTCAAGTTGTGGAAGAGACTTAGCCTCCTTTCgtatatatgattattatttgatgttttttttttgttggttgtagTAGTTACATGTATTTGCTGACTATTGTTTGGCCCACTTTTTTTTCGAAATACGGTagtttgttttatgatttttgattGGTTGGGTCTTCAgtatgaattttgtttatagcGGTTTACGATTACATTGTTGGgcctttattattattatttttttctttctaatttggTTAATACTGAAGGTTGTGGATGCATGTCTTGAAGAAAATGTAGacgttgaattttttttttatattgattttggatttattgTTGTGAAGCTAAACCTCGGTTGTCCTACATATTGGACAATTTTTCTTTGCATATAACCAAGTGACTATACAGTCATGGTGGTAGATGTGGTTACATGCTAGATTGTTGATATCATCTCGTCCTTTGAATGTTTGTAGACAAATGGCGCAATCTTCATTTTCCTCCGATGTAGTTGGTACTCTTTTGGCAGTTTCGAGATGGGCAATGAGTACGTCGGTGTCAATCCTAGAATCAGCTTGAAAGTTGTAATCTGTAACCTTGAAGTATATAAGAATCGCCTTATCTCTTTTACTTTGTGTTGATATGTGCACGGCCTTGAGAAAGTGCAGGAACATTGACGTCATTCTTGTTGCATCACTCTCTTGTATTTGATGATATGTTAGAAGGTAGTGGAGGTTGCTTCTCAGTGTTGGCCATGTTGGTACTTCGCCGTTTGGAGTGTAGGGGATTTGAACGACGATGTCACTTTAATCTGTGCGTGGCCTTCTGATAATAAAGACGATTTGACTGGAGGTGTGAAAGTTAGAGGTAATTTGATAAGAGAAAGATAAATCTAGATTTTGGGTATCTCccatgttttcttgtattttggtttatttttttgttgattgggTAAGGAATAAATAGTGTGCCTTGGTCCTTTTAGATTCTTCTTTTAGATTCATCTCCTCTTCAATTTTTGTCGTTAATGGACTCTCTTTAGtgttaatattaaattagttttaagGTAATGTGATAGTAGGCAATTTAATATagaattaattatattttattcttatctcGCTATGAAGATACGTAGCCGATACATACATTTGATACGTTAGTTTTTTGTTGGGCGGTTATTAAACCCAAAGTTTAGTTAATAGGCCGAAGCCCATGTAAATTGTGTGAGCCCATTTGCATTTTACGAATATTTGTTTaacacaattgtttttttttttggttgagttAGAATCAGACCTGCATTCATCGGTTCGTTTTTGTctgtagttttgttttttatttctctattgAGCgcttaattagttttgttgcCGTTAATTATTTTAGCAGAAATTAacgttttttggttttctgttttctgcatctATTGGAGAGAGTAGATGGAGAGGAGTGAGTGATTTGGTGCTCCAATTATACCAAGCGCAACGAAGTAGAAGCGATAATGATTCTTCCGGCGGACTCTTACATTGGTACTGAAAGAATAGGTTGGTTTTTCCtttaacttaattttttgGACAGTAATTCAGacttgtatatgtttttaatttgtcgAATTTGGAACTTCTATGTATGAGGAATTTGTTGCCTCGCGCTTCTTTTAAACCATTTGGTAATGTCGCTATTTGGGTTATGTGAATCAAGGTAGGCgtttgttgtgtttattttGGTGTATGTGTATTTTCTTTGAGTAATTTggtaattgattttattatttcttcgATATTTCGACATGAGAAATTGGGGTAATTGGGTTTGTTCAGAGATTTTGTTGAACTCTCTTATGGCTAAATTTGGTTAGGCTGTTGATTCCTGTTGTAAGTAAATTGAAAAGTGTATGTGTTGAACTAAAGTAGTTTAAGAGTTGGTAAAAAGTCTAACATTGTTgcgagaaaaagaaaacatattcggggtaattttttctttcttctctatgaCTTGATGATTGACATCTTGAATGTTTCCATAGCTCCTGGTAAGTGATGCTGTTAATGAAAGAGTATGAATATTAGTTTGGTGTGAAAGTagatataaattttcattggaatttgtatttttattttggttgagtATCGTAATATGTATTTGGAATAACTTACGATTGGATGATTTCAGGCTGTAGGAGCGCTATATAGCTCCATAACCATTGAAGTATTACCTGAACCATTTTATAAAGAAAGTAAGCACATATAGTTTGTTTGGAATTTAGGGTAAGTAGTTTACCTGTTTCTTTTGGGAGGTCATTGTAGATTTCCTTGTAGACTATATTTTTAACTCCATTAGGCTTTTTGTCCTCTCCTTGTAGGATGGTTAGTCCTGTAGGTGATGTAACTCTAGAAAGAGCCACGTAGAGTTTTCCATGGCTGAAAACTGGATTTGGTAGATAAAGCACGACTGATTTCAAACTTTGACCTTGACTTTTGTTTATGGTCATGGCGTAGCATATTCTTACATGAAATTGCCGTCTTCGAAGCGTAAAAGGGTGCTCTGATTGGGGTGGCGATAAGATAATCCTCGGTATGGAAACATTTTTACCAGCATGTGTGCCTGTTACTATTTGTCCTTCTATCACTCGTTCCCCCAAATTAGTGACAATTAGTCTTGTACCGTTGCACAAACCTTCCTTTTGGTTCAGATTTCTTAGTAGCATAATCGGAACTCCTCTTTTTAAGGTTATTTTGTGCTTTGGCAAGCCTGCAAATTCTAAAGAGTTTAAATACTCAATAGGGTAGAGTGCTTCATAATCTGCTCCAACTGTGTCTGCTTTTCCAATGCTATCTGAGcttaaatattcttttgaatcCCCTCCAACTTGAGATAACATGTATTCATTAATCTCATCAACATACTCATTCCGGGGAGTAAGAATTGCTCGTTCTGCCAAGTATTGGAAGTTGGGCTGGGAGACACTGTATAGCGCATATGCTGCCTATGTGACTTGGTGGAGGGGGTTCCCATTGTGttccaaaaagaaatttgacTCCACTTTGACGACTTCACCATCATCTTTATCAGTTGCATCATCTGTTTCGCATGTTGTAGCATTTCCATTTCCTACACTTAGTAGCCAAGCTgcaaactttgtttttgagtGGTGGAGtctcatgtttttttccaaaacaaagaCATTGCATGCATCCCATAAATAGGACTGACTTATAGCGGCAAGTACAGTGTCTGCTCGTGTTCCATGTGGTATAACTGGTAGTATTTGCCTAAAATCTCCTCCAAGTAGAATAGTTTTCCCTCCAAATGGTTTTTCGCTTGCCAAAGAGTCCAAGTCTCTTAGTGTTCTATCAAGTGTCTCGAACGTGTGTCGATGCGACATTGATGCTTCATTCCATATAATCAAATCAGTCTTGATTAGTAACTCAGCTAGCATTGTCCCTTTCTTAATATCACAAATGGAATCTTCTGTAACATTCAAAGGTATCTTGAATCTTGAATGTGCTGTTCTGCCCCCAGGCAAAAGCAACGCTGCGATGCCTGATGAAGCCACTGGTAGGACAATTCGTTTTTCTGATCTTAGTTTGGAGATTATGGTCTTGTAAACAAATGTCTTCCCCGTTCCTCCAGGGCcgtaaagaaagaagagttttcCCATATTGTTGTAGACTGATTCCAAAACTGAATCGTAGACTTTGTTTTGCTCGATATTTAGACTGCTAAAAAGATTCTCgtattcttctctctcttgtttttcatTGTACTGAAGCTCCTGTCTTTACAGACTATTCCCTAATTGTTTTAGAACGTTTGAATCAGGCTTAGGCATATCTTTGAACTCCGTGAGTGTTTTTTCATGTTGATGCAAGAGTAGCTCAATCTCAATCAAAGTATAATGATGCAGCTCATGTCTTTGAATTTCATTCTTTGATTCCCAAAAGGGCGTCGTTGCTTTGCAGGTATGTCTTCTGACATTGATTTCCAAGAGTGTTCCCACAACCGTGATGAGTTTGCTACTTCACAATAGATTAGTAGAAGGACAAACAGATGCCGTAGTTGAATCGGGGTTGCCCATTGATTTGCTTCATCCATCCCATGATGCCACTCTTTATCGTCGTCTAGCAACCCTCTAGCATGACATGATGCCTTAAAACTGTCTTTTATTTCTCCGTGAACTGTTTTTAACTCATCGTAGCTTTGTGGCCCTGTAACAACATTGAGCAGGATCCGAAGGTAGTATAGCTCCCCAGAGGTTGGGTGGATATTGACAATTCTACCAATTGAGAAACCCCGTTGTCTTTTACGCCACACTTTGCCGTCATTGTCCCAGACAAAGTGGATTGGAAATTCGATATAGGTGTACTTTCGAGCTTCTTCACAATGTTTATTCATCTCCATCCATGTAGTGAACATTGTCCTCTTGATATTAGCTCTAGACAAGACATATCTCAAATTGTCTGACTTTTTGTAAGCCACCAATTGTTGTCCTTCTAGATGGATAATCAATTTTTGAACTGATGGTTTCCTTTTGTGGATTTTGAATGCAAAAGTACGCCACATAGCTTCACAAGCAGACAAATAACGGCAATCTAGATACTCTTGAATTTCATTCCTTTCCTTTACAACCCTTGTTGTATCTTCAGTATCGAAGGTGGTGGTTGTACCTTTCTCGATCAAAATGGTTGCTTTATCTACTCCTTTTGTAACATATTTGaatagatatttg from Arabidopsis thaliana chromosome 3, partial sequence includes these protein-coding regions:
- a CDS encoding uncharacterized protein (unknown protein; Has 59 Blast hits to 59 proteins in 7 species: Archae - 0; Bacteria - 0; Metazoa - 0; Fungi - 0; Plants - 59; Viruses - 0; Other Eukaryotes - 0 (source: NCBI BLink).); this translates as MAPHKAQQSLQPYTFQNFDDIDGDFCQKEVLLRLIYIWEARNIKKGNILMGFELLFIYSQSNPMEGFISANRIFPYQEDLKYNSIYKLNKVEWCNSSNAIKYLFKYVTKGVNKSAIFIEKGTNTTSNSED